One Papaver somniferum cultivar HN1 chromosome 10, ASM357369v1, whole genome shotgun sequence genomic window carries:
- the LOC113315658 gene encoding 3-ketoacyl-CoA synthase 19-like: MENRVMIILFVIPFVFSLVSLLWKKLIQKWRSGQACYILEYECFKPADDRKLDTDLCGNLVLRNRTLGLEEYRFILKTIVSSGIGEETYGPRNVIEGRENTSTLHDSLSEVEEFFCDTLDKIFAKSNVSPRDIDILVVNLSIFVTSPSITARIINRYKMREDIQVFNLSGMGCSAGLISIHLVQNIFKVRMQRLAIVVATECIGPNWYSGNDKSMILANNLFRSGGCAILLSNDPSLRHKAMFELKCLVRTHLGSSDEAYECVMQKEDELGITGFHLGKNLPKAATRAFIKNLTVLAPKILPIRELIRYVLVSNLLRYMKNSSPKQSGSGVNFKTGVDHFCLHPGGKAVIEGVEKNLGLSEYDFEPSRMTLHRFGNTSSSSLWYVLGYMQAKKRLKKGDRILMISFGSGFKCNSCHWEVLRDLNDANVWKDCIASYPLSNLRNNTFMEKYSWIIEADQNTNMSAKFSQTLQISDLKDYIAPSQACIVSLNGTTTAKKQETSQNQVVIAPSVKQLDTKPVKISLKDCLECKYGGYKDEKKMVNEADGAAVDRRRMKVELSYRR, from the exons ATGGAAAATCgtgtaatgataatattatttgtaATACCATTTGTGTTTTCTTTGGTCTCTTTACTCTGGAAGAAGTTGATTCAGAAATGGAGATCAGGTCAAGCTTGTTATATACTGGAGTATGAGTGTTTTAAACCAGCCGATGATAGAAAACTTGATACAGACTTGTGCGGAAATCTCGTACTGAGAAACAGGACTTTGGGTCTTGAAGAATACAGATTCATTTTAAAAACCATTGTTAGTTCAGGCATTGGTGAAGAAACTTATGGACCTAGAAATGTTATCGAGGGTCGTGAGAACACTTCAACTCTCCATGATAGTCTCAGTGAAGTAGAGGAATTCTTTTGTGATACTCTCGATAAGATTTTTGCGAAATCGAATGTTTCTCCGAGAGATATTGATATCCTCGTCGttaatctat CTATATTTGTTACTTCTCCTTCCATAACTGCAAGGATAATAAACCGATACAAAATGAGAGAAGACATTCAAGTGTTTAATTTGTCAGGAATGGGTTGCAGTGCTGGTTTGATATCAATCCACCTTGTTCAAAATATATTCAAAGTTCGTATGCAAAGATTGGCGATCGTCGTTGCCACCGAATGTATCGGCCCAAACTGGTATTCAGGAAATGACAAGTCCATGATTCTTGCAAATAATCTATTTAGATCAGGTGGGTGTGCTATTCTTTTATCAAATGATCCAAGTTTAAGGCACAAAGCTATGTTTGAATTGAAATGTCTAGTTAGGACTCACTTGGGGTCAAGTGATgaagcttatgaatgtgtcatGCAAAAAGAAGATGAACTTGGAATAACAGGATTTCATCTCGGCAAAAATTTACCCAAAGCTGCGACTCGAGCTTTCATCAAAAACCTAACAGTACTAGCACCTAAAATATTACCAATACGGGAATTAATCCGTTACGTTCTAGTGTCAAATCTTCTTCGATATATGAAAAATAGTTCGCCAAAACAAAGTGGTAGTGGTGTGAATTTTAAGACTGGCGTTGATCATTTTTGCCTTCACCCTGGTGGAAAGGCAGTCATCGAGGGAGTGGAAAAGAACCTGGGCTTGTCAGAATACGATTTTGAACCGTCTCGAATGACACTGCATAGATTTGGCAATACATCGTCGAGTAGTCTTTGGTATGTCTTAGGGTATATGCAAGCAAAAAAGAGACTTAAAAAGGGTGACAGGATTTTGATGATAAGTTTCGGTTCTGGTTTTAAGTGCAACAGTTGTCATTGGGAGGTCTTAAGAGATTTGAATGATGCAAATGTTTGGAAGGATTGTATTGCTAGCTACCCTCTAAGTAACTTACGTAATAATACTTTTATGGAGAAGTACAGTTGGATAATTGAAGCTGATCAAAACACAA ATATGTCGGCAAAATTCTCACAAACTTTACAAATCAGTGATCTCAAGGATTACATCGCACCATCACAAGCTTGCATAGTCTCTCTAAATGGGACTACGACTGCTAAGAAGCAGGAGACATCCCAG AACCAAGTGGTGATTGCACCTTCTGTCAAACAATTGGACACGAAACCAGTTAAAATTTCATTGAAGGACTGCTTGGAGTGCAAGTACGGT GGCTACAaggatgagaagaagatggtcaATGAAGCAGATGGTGCTGCTGTGGATAGACGGAGGATGAAAGTAGAGCTGAGTTACAGAAGATGA
- the LOC113315657 gene encoding protein MAIN-LIKE 1-like gives MKVMKKKVTMKLMKFKNKCKNKSKEETLKNKNHRDVVSLMKPRTLVSMMRQWPPQAIESTVGEVPEVIDLVNSTGLIPAVENLDLGYDKPLCSAFVKRYDWETDTLHLPFGEMTITPNDAKFITGLSIEGKSMKHKEYAQELEWNKIYAFTKDVFQWDGERTKSEMLVGKSKQRIFHLSKLGDNFMGTKKLRAEGKEVTPERIIATANAYVLYFLGAVIFPDISGARVSVNFIQLLQPFDKIHEYSWGTAILAHSLNELRKASRDQRNQIGGNMAFLQVSVTE, from the exons atgaaggtgatgaagaagaaagtgacaaTGAAATTGATGAAGTTCAAGAACAAGTGCAAGAACAAGTCTAAGGAGGAGACGCTTAAAAACAAG aatCACAGGGATGTCGTGAGTCTTATGAAGCCAAGAACGTTAGTGAGTATGATGAGGCAATGGCCACCGCAAGCAATAGAATCAACCGTTGGAGAAGTTCCGGAAGTAATCGATCTAGTCAATTCTACGGGGTTGATACCTGCGGTCGAGAATTTGGACCTTGGTTACGACAAacctctttgttccgcctttGTCAAGAGATATGACTGGGAAACGGATACTTTGCATCTTCCGTTTGGAgaaatgacgataactccaaatgatgcgaagttcattacCGGGCTAAGCATAGAAGGTAAATCCATGAAGCACAAAGAGTACGCGCAAGAGCTTGAGTGGAACAAGATTTACGCGTTCACCAAGGATGTGTTCCAATGGGATGGGGAGAGGACCAAGTCAGAGATGCTGGTAGGCAAGTCAAagcagaggatattccatctGTCGAAGCTGGGGGACAACTTCATGGGAACAAAGAAGCTTCGTGCTGAGGGAAAAGAGGTGACGCCGGAACGTATCATCGCCACGGCCAATGCGTATGTCCTCTACTTCCTGGGAGCTGTTATCTTCCCCGACATTTCTGGTGCCCGTGTGAGCGTCAACTTTATCCAGCTGTTGCAACCATTTGACAAGATTCACGAATACTCTTGGGGCactgccatccttgcacactcgttgaacgagttgagaaaggcttctaggGATCAAAGGAACCAAATCGGagggaatatggcttttctgcag GTTTCTGTTACTGAGTAA
- the LOC113316970 gene encoding uncharacterized protein LOC113316970 isoform X1, whose translation MGCKERDLPEGTSTMSSSSLNDALLFTTMCIIGLEVEVQVKDGSAYSGIFHTASVEKDYGVVLKKAMMIKKGKKCTSLAHGSVIDTLVILSGDLVQVIAKGVMLPADGISSNVTAEGAEAANGSIRRSECLRSELQIIKSTKPAPAKRKQSSQLRGSNQNKDKSGYGLTHGDIGDKQIRREFPAKSVGTAVEFGSKKIDGGHPNKIEERFTEPVIIVGGSQVGEDKPQLKEKGSVQKFEAHKSKTIHDTKVPQLVFADKWVLGISASIPADSKLSLSNVSSDGQPDLHDCERLRVVADAPEISTSSTKVVHVNMQSYANHLASPTVSVASADVNTNSKDFKLNPEAKTFLPVLSVPRSVAPPAAVTTTSSGYIQNVPVVVPVAGAQADAGIIPFAPHSSSPIKFVHYNNVVAVNDVNASQYPQPIGGHVSSRPQPVRYGGHYAPFQEGPTYVHPNFQSVLVSRLGQHVYVHPFSHDIIQSATAPSIHALFSHPQNHLPKQQGITAAMQGLQICVAPPPLISSGGQQPYTLPLHIPVSQPPFPTVRSIPFPVPNTHFVSKFF comes from the exons ATGGGTTGCAAAGAGAGAGATCTGCCAGAGGGAACTTCaacaatgtcttcttcttcacttaACGATGCTTTACTTTTCACTACTATGTGCATTATAGGGTTAGAAGTTGAAGTTCAAGTCAAGGATGGTTCTGCTTATTCAGGCATCTTTCATACTGCCTCTGTTGAAAAGGATTACG GCGTTGTTCTAAAGAAAGCAATGATGATTAAGAAAGGGAAGAAGTGTACCAGTTTGGCTCATGGGTCTGTTATAGACACACTTGTCATACTTTCGGGTGATCTTGTCCAAGTAATTGCGAAG GGAGTTATGCTTCCAGCTGATGGAATCTCGAGCAATGTTACCGCTGAGGGTGCTGAAGCTGCCAATGGGTCTATCAGGCGCTCAGAATGTTTAAGAAGTGAGTTACAGATAATAAAATCTACCAAGCCTGCTCCAGCTAAGAGGAAACAAAGTAGCCAACTTAG GGGTTCCAACCAAAACAAAGATAAGTCTGGTTATGGTTTGACACATGGTGATATTGGTGACAAGCAAATCCGAAGAGAATTTCCTGCAAAATCAGTGGGTACTGCAGTGGAATTTGGAAGCAAGAAAATTGATGGTGGACATCCTAATAAG ATAGAAGAAAGATTCACTGAACCAGTTATCATAGTTGGGGGAAG TCAGGTTGGGGAAGATAAGCCACAATTGAAAGAAAAGGGGTCTGTGCAGAAGTTTGAGGCCCATAAGAGCAAAACG aTTCATG ATACTAAAGTTCCTCAGCTAGTATTTGCTGATAAATGGGTTCTGGGGATATCAGCTAGCATACCTGCAGACAGTAAATTATCTCTTAGTAATGTCTCTTCTGACGGCCAGCCAGACCTCCATGATTGTGAGAGGCTGAGAGTAGTGGCAGATGCTCCAGAAATTTCAACCTCTTCCACAAAAGTTGTACATGTAAATATGCAGTCATATGCCAACCATCTGGCATCTCCAACTGTCTCAGTTGCTTCAGCAGATGTAAACACAAATTCTAAG GACTTTAAGCTTAATCCAGAGGCAAAAACCTTTTTGCCGGTACTCTCCGTCCCCAGATCGGTAGCTCCTCCTGCAGCAGTAACAACTACGAGCTCGGGTTACATCCAAAATGTCCCCGTAGTAGTACCAGTTGCTGGTGCACAGGCAGACGCAGGAATCATCCCATTTGCACCTCATTCATCCTCACCCATAAAGTTTGTCCATTACAATAATGTAGTGGCTGTAAATGATGTCAATGCTTCTCAGTATCCTCAACCG ATTGGTGGGCATGTGAGTAGCAGGCCTCAGCCAGTTAGATATGGTGGTCATTACGCTCCTTTCCAAGAAGGACCTACATATGTTCACCCAAATTTTCAATCT gTTTTGGTTAGCCGACTGGGACAACATGTTTATGTGCATCCCTTTTCACAT GATATAATTCAGAGTGCCACAGCTCCCTCCATACATGCTCTGTTTTCTCACCCTCAGAACCATCTGCCGAAGCAGCAAG GAATTACTGCAGCAATGCAGGGATTGCAAATTTGTGTAGCTCCACCACCATTGATATCCAGTGGAGGTCAGCAACCCTATACCCTTCCGCTTCACATCCCGGTATCCCAACCTCCTTTTCCAACTGTTCGGTCTATACCTTTTCCTGTTCCTAATACTCATTTTGTCAGTAAGTTCTTCTGA
- the LOC113316970 gene encoding uncharacterized protein LOC113316970 isoform X2, whose translation MMIKKGKKCTSLAHGSVIDTLVILSGDLVQVIAKGVMLPADGISSNVTAEGAEAANGSIRRSECLRSELQIIKSTKPAPAKRKQSSQLRGSNQNKDKSGYGLTHGDIGDKQIRREFPAKSVGTAVEFGSKKIDGGHPNKIEERFTEPVIIVGGSQVGEDKPQLKEKGSVQKFEAHKSKTIHDTKVPQLVFADKWVLGISASIPADSKLSLSNVSSDGQPDLHDCERLRVVADAPEISTSSTKVVHVNMQSYANHLASPTVSVASADVNTNSKDFKLNPEAKTFLPVLSVPRSVAPPAAVTTTSSGYIQNVPVVVPVAGAQADAGIIPFAPHSSSPIKFVHYNNVVAVNDVNASQYPQPIGGHVSSRPQPVRYGGHYAPFQEGPTYVHPNFQSVLVSRLGQHVYVHPFSHDIIQSATAPSIHALFSHPQNHLPKQQGITAAMQGLQICVAPPPLISSGGQQPYTLPLHIPVSQPPFPTVRSIPFPVPNTHFVSKFF comes from the exons ATGATGATTAAGAAAGGGAAGAAGTGTACCAGTTTGGCTCATGGGTCTGTTATAGACACACTTGTCATACTTTCGGGTGATCTTGTCCAAGTAATTGCGAAG GGAGTTATGCTTCCAGCTGATGGAATCTCGAGCAATGTTACCGCTGAGGGTGCTGAAGCTGCCAATGGGTCTATCAGGCGCTCAGAATGTTTAAGAAGTGAGTTACAGATAATAAAATCTACCAAGCCTGCTCCAGCTAAGAGGAAACAAAGTAGCCAACTTAG GGGTTCCAACCAAAACAAAGATAAGTCTGGTTATGGTTTGACACATGGTGATATTGGTGACAAGCAAATCCGAAGAGAATTTCCTGCAAAATCAGTGGGTACTGCAGTGGAATTTGGAAGCAAGAAAATTGATGGTGGACATCCTAATAAG ATAGAAGAAAGATTCACTGAACCAGTTATCATAGTTGGGGGAAG TCAGGTTGGGGAAGATAAGCCACAATTGAAAGAAAAGGGGTCTGTGCAGAAGTTTGAGGCCCATAAGAGCAAAACG aTTCATG ATACTAAAGTTCCTCAGCTAGTATTTGCTGATAAATGGGTTCTGGGGATATCAGCTAGCATACCTGCAGACAGTAAATTATCTCTTAGTAATGTCTCTTCTGACGGCCAGCCAGACCTCCATGATTGTGAGAGGCTGAGAGTAGTGGCAGATGCTCCAGAAATTTCAACCTCTTCCACAAAAGTTGTACATGTAAATATGCAGTCATATGCCAACCATCTGGCATCTCCAACTGTCTCAGTTGCTTCAGCAGATGTAAACACAAATTCTAAG GACTTTAAGCTTAATCCAGAGGCAAAAACCTTTTTGCCGGTACTCTCCGTCCCCAGATCGGTAGCTCCTCCTGCAGCAGTAACAACTACGAGCTCGGGTTACATCCAAAATGTCCCCGTAGTAGTACCAGTTGCTGGTGCACAGGCAGACGCAGGAATCATCCCATTTGCACCTCATTCATCCTCACCCATAAAGTTTGTCCATTACAATAATGTAGTGGCTGTAAATGATGTCAATGCTTCTCAGTATCCTCAACCG ATTGGTGGGCATGTGAGTAGCAGGCCTCAGCCAGTTAGATATGGTGGTCATTACGCTCCTTTCCAAGAAGGACCTACATATGTTCACCCAAATTTTCAATCT gTTTTGGTTAGCCGACTGGGACAACATGTTTATGTGCATCCCTTTTCACAT GATATAATTCAGAGTGCCACAGCTCCCTCCATACATGCTCTGTTTTCTCACCCTCAGAACCATCTGCCGAAGCAGCAAG GAATTACTGCAGCAATGCAGGGATTGCAAATTTGTGTAGCTCCACCACCATTGATATCCAGTGGAGGTCAGCAACCCTATACCCTTCCGCTTCACATCCCGGTATCCCAACCTCCTTTTCCAACTGTTCGGTCTATACCTTTTCCTGTTCCTAATACTCATTTTGTCAGTAAGTTCTTCTGA